A genomic window from Peromyscus maniculatus bairdii isolate BWxNUB_F1_BW_parent chromosome 1, HU_Pman_BW_mat_3.1, whole genome shotgun sequence includes:
- the LOC143267040 gene encoding serum amyloid A-3 protein-like translates to MKLSIAIIFCFLVLGVDSQRWFQFMKEAGQGTRDMWRAYSDMKEANWKNSDKYFHARGNYDAAQRGPGGAWAAKVISDAREGIQRFTGRGAEDSRADQFANEWGRSGRDPNYFRPAGLPNKY, encoded by the exons ATGAAGCTATCCATTGCCATCATTTTTTGCTTCTTGGTCCTGGGAGTTGACAGCCAAAGATGGTTCCAGTTCATGAAAGAGGCTGGTCAAG GGACTAGAGACATGTGGCGGGCTTACTCTGACATGAAGGAGGCCAACTGGAAAAACTCAGACAAATACTTCCATGCTAGAGGGAACTATGATGCTGCCCAAAGGGGACCAGGAGGAGCCTGGGCTGCTAAAGTGATCAG TGATGCCAGAGAGGGTATTCAGAGGTTCACAGGACGTGGAGCAGAGGACTCAAGAGCTGACCAGTTTGCCAACGAATGGGGTCGGAGTGGTAGAGACCCCAACTACTTCCGACCTGCTGGCCTGCCTAATAAATACTGA